The Microterricola viridarii nucleotide sequence CGTAAAGTTCGATGCTGCTCATCAGCGCCGCGTGCGGCAGGGTGCCGTTGCTGTACTTGAGGTCGAAGCGGGAGGCCTGCAGGGCGCGCACGGCGGCGGCGATCTTCTGGGCGACGGTCTCCGGTGATCCGACGTAGAGTGCGCCGTCCGGGCCGGCGGACTCCTCGAACTGCTCGCGGGTCATCGGCGGCCAGCCTCGCTCCCGGCCGATGCGCTGCTGCATCACCGCGTAGTGCGGCCAGAGCTCGTCCTTGGCCTGCTCGTCGGTCTCGGCGATGTGGCCGGGTGAGTGGATGCCGACGGGCTGCAGCGGCTGGCCGTACTGGGCCAGCGCACGGTGGTAGAGGTCGACGTAGGGGGCGAAGCGCACGGGGCTGCCGCCGATGATGGCGAGCATGAGGGGCAGGCCGTGGCGCGCGGTGCGCACGACCGACTCCGGGCTGCCGCCGACGCCGACCCAGGTGCGCAGGGTGCCGGACTCGGTGTGCGGGTAGACGTGCTGCTCGTTGAGGCCGGAGCGCACGGTGCCGTTCCAGCTGACCGGGCCTTGCTTGATCAGTTCGACGAAGAGTTCGAGCTTCTCCTCGAACAGCTCCTCGTAGCGTTCCAGCGGCAGTCCGAACAACGGGAATGACTCGGTGAAGGAGCCGCGGCCGAGGATGACCTCCGCGCGACCGCCGGAGAGGCCGTCGAGCGTCGCGAAGCGCTGGTAGACCCGGACGGGGTCGTCGCTGCTCAGCACGGTGACGGCGGAGCCCAGATGGATCCGCTCGGTCTGGCCGGCGATTGCCGCCAGCACGACCTCGGGCGCCGAGACGGCGAAGTCGGCGCGGTGGTGCTCGCCGACGCCGATGAAGTCGAGGCCGACCTTGTCGGCCAGCACGCCCTGCTGCACGAGGTTGCGCAGCACCTCCCCCTGCGAGAGCGGGTGGCCGTCCTGGTCGAAGGTGACGTCGCCGAAGGTGTC carries:
- a CDS encoding LLM class flavin-dependent oxidoreductase, translating into MARSVELGVDTFGDVTFDQDGHPLSQGEVLRNLVQQGVLADKVGLDFIGVGEHHRADFAVSAPEVVLAAIAGQTERIHLGSAVTVLSSDDPVRVYQRFATLDGLSGGRAEVILGRGSFTESFPLFGLPLERYEELFEEKLELFVELIKQGPVSWNGTVRSGLNEQHVYPHTESGTLRTWVGVGGSPESVVRTARHGLPLMLAIIGGSPVRFAPYVDLYHRALAQYGQPLQPVGIHSPGHIAETDEQAKDELWPHYAVMQQRIGRERGWPPMTREQFEESAGPDGALYVGSPETVAQKIAAAVRALQASRFDLKYSNGTLPHAALMSSIELYGTAVAPRVRELLETSK